The Shewanella sp. MTB7 genome includes a window with the following:
- a CDS encoding TetR/AcrR family transcriptional regulator, with protein sequence MKTRDKIIYASLELFNEKGERSITTNHIAAHLGISPGNLYYHFRNKEDIIRSIFTLYQSHLETGFQPYEGEPVTLDLLIGYFDAMFYAMWEFRFMYANLTDILNRDEVLKQLYLDAQQQVLTRCSHVLTKLSQDDVIAIDKKDILPLAETIRMIVCFWIGYKQTHSSNMEITKSSLYEGLLRILMISKAYSTPDSLTTFMRLEQHYRELAAAPTE encoded by the coding sequence ATGAAAACCCGCGATAAAATAATCTATGCCAGCCTGGAGCTGTTTAATGAAAAAGGTGAACGGAGTATCACCACTAACCATATCGCAGCCCATTTAGGGATAAGCCCTGGTAACCTCTATTATCACTTTCGTAATAAAGAGGATATCATTCGATCTATTTTTACCTTATACCAGAGTCATCTGGAGACGGGGTTTCAACCCTATGAAGGTGAACCCGTTACGCTTGATCTGCTTATCGGTTACTTTGATGCCATGTTCTATGCCATGTGGGAGTTCCGGTTTATGTATGCCAATCTCACTGATATCTTGAATCGTGATGAAGTCTTAAAGCAACTCTACCTAGACGCTCAACAGCAGGTACTCACACGTTGCAGTCATGTATTAACGAAACTCAGTCAAGATGATGTAATAGCAATAGACAAGAAAGATATTCTCCCTCTAGCTGAAACAATCCGCATGATTGTTTGTTTTTGGATTGGTTATAAACAGACTCACTCGAGCAATATGGAGATCACTAAGTCCTCTCTATATGAAGGGTTACTTAGAATATTAATGATATCCAAGGCCTACTCGACACCAGATTCGCTAACCACCTTCATGAGGTTAGAGCAACATTATCGAGAACTTGCAGCCGCACCAACCGAGTAA
- the waaA gene encoding lipid IV(A) 3-deoxy-D-manno-octulosonic acid transferase, whose product MNRSIYSALLYLLLPLLVLYLAFRSIKSPDYRRRWGERFGLTKLKHSDLLIHSVSMGETLAAIPLIKAIQQRYPQMSITVTTTSPTGSAEVVKAFGTSVQHCYLPFDISICVGRFLRQVSPKQIVIMETELWPNLIHQASSQGMRLMLANARLSDKSARQYSKRMKLIQPMLQSLDIIAAQSQQTADRFIELGVSPSKINVCGSLKFDLSIPEDKITQAKALRQQWREQSAPIWVAGSVHPGEFDAIIEAHKRLLAYKADALLVIVPRHPEQFNAAAEKIVASGLSLARRSQCDEVDSSTQVLLGDTMGELLTFYGAADQAFIGGTLINNGGHNPLEPAAFGLPVYVGPNHWDFAEITCLLQDAGALKVIASADELAEELIAKFDDKLIYQTVSEASLRVVDTNKGALKQQCELVCQLIDS is encoded by the coding sequence ATGAATCGTTCTATATATTCAGCATTACTTTACCTCTTGTTACCCTTGCTCGTTTTGTACTTAGCATTTAGATCCATAAAAAGCCCAGACTATCGACGTCGTTGGGGAGAAAGGTTTGGTCTGACTAAGTTAAAACACAGTGATCTGTTGATCCATTCTGTATCTATGGGAGAAACGTTAGCAGCGATTCCTCTCATAAAGGCGATCCAACAGCGCTATCCTCAGATGTCGATAACGGTTACGACTACGAGTCCTACAGGGTCTGCCGAGGTGGTTAAAGCCTTTGGAACGAGTGTTCAACACTGTTATTTGCCGTTTGATATCTCAATCTGTGTGGGACGTTTTTTACGTCAGGTATCACCTAAACAGATCGTTATCATGGAGACAGAGCTCTGGCCTAATCTGATCCATCAGGCATCCTCGCAAGGCATGAGGTTGATGCTAGCCAATGCAAGATTATCTGACAAATCAGCACGGCAATACAGCAAGCGAATGAAACTTATCCAGCCGATGTTACAGAGTTTAGATATCATTGCAGCGCAATCACAACAAACAGCTGATCGCTTCATTGAGTTAGGTGTCAGTCCTAGCAAAATTAACGTGTGTGGCAGTTTAAAATTTGATCTCTCGATCCCTGAGGATAAAATCACCCAAGCAAAAGCTTTGCGTCAGCAGTGGCGAGAACAGAGTGCGCCAATCTGGGTGGCGGGGAGTGTTCATCCAGGTGAATTCGACGCGATAATAGAGGCTCATAAGCGCTTATTAGCCTACAAAGCTGATGCGCTGTTGGTTATTGTCCCGCGGCATCCTGAGCAGTTTAATGCAGCAGCAGAGAAGATTGTTGCATCAGGCCTAAGCCTGGCTCGTCGTAGTCAGTGTGATGAGGTGGACTCAAGTACCCAAGTATTGCTTGGCGATACTATGGGTGAACTGTTGACCTTTTATGGCGCTGCCGATCAGGCCTTTATTGGTGGCACACTAATCAATAATGGTGGTCATAATCCATTAGAGCCTGCCGCGTTTGGTTTACCTGTCTATGTAGGCCCTAATCATTGGGATTTTGCTGAGATAACTTGCTTACTGCAAGATGCTGGAGCCTTGAAAGTGATCGCATCTGCCGATGAGTTGGCCGAAGAGTTGATTGCGAAGTTTGATGATAAGCTGATTTACCAGACTGTTAGTGAAGCCAGTTTGCGTGTCGTTGACACTAATAAGGGCGCATTGAAACAACAGTGTGAACTAGTTTGCCAACTCATTGATAGTTAA
- a CDS encoding DNA-3-methyladenine glycosylase I — MSQLESFASIYQRASDRKGGDESLESLLSGSLTEDEIGQYKDAELLSEMSKKVFQSGFVWRIVDNKWPAYQEAFFNFDPSKVLMLSHEQLQERASDPNLIRHMKKTMAIYDNALMTHDIALEHGSLAEYIGRWPAEEITELWAVLKRRGTRLGGNTGPYFLRAIGKDTFLLTGDVQGYLTSHGLVDFGFSSKSGLKQTQGVFNAWQQESGRNLADISRVLACSVGDNRI, encoded by the coding sequence ATGAGCCAACTTGAATCTTTTGCATCAATTTATCAAAGAGCCAGTGATCGTAAAGGTGGGGATGAAAGTCTCGAGAGCCTGTTGAGTGGCAGTTTAACTGAAGATGAAATCGGTCAGTACAAAGATGCTGAACTGCTCTCTGAAATGAGTAAAAAAGTATTTCAATCTGGGTTTGTATGGCGAATTGTTGATAATAAATGGCCAGCTTATCAGGAGGCTTTCTTTAATTTTGATCCAAGCAAAGTCTTAATGCTATCCCATGAACAGTTACAGGAGAGGGCAAGCGATCCTAATCTGATCCGTCATATGAAGAAGACGATGGCTATCTATGATAATGCGCTTATGACCCATGATATCGCACTTGAGCATGGCAGTTTAGCCGAATATATTGGTCGTTGGCCTGCTGAAGAAATCACCGAACTTTGGGCTGTACTTAAGCGTCGAGGTACACGTTTAGGTGGCAATACTGGCCCCTACTTCTTGCGGGCAATAGGCAAAGATACGTTTCTGCTAACTGGAGATGTTCAAGGTTACCTCACCTCCCATGGACTGGTGGACTTTGGTTTTAGTTCTAAGAGTGGTTTGAAGCAAACTCAAGGGGTATTTAATGCTTGGCAACAAGAGTCGGGTAGAAATCTGGCCGATATCAGTCGTGTTCTGGCTTGCAGTGTCGGTGATAATCGGATTTAA
- a CDS encoding TorF family putative porin has protein sequence MKLQHKLIICGLLLSGISMAQAEDSNQVLGGTINGNLTFASDYVFRGESETMDGDVPVVQGTLGWGNDDGWYGGVFASNIKFADPNLEIVTAPFIGKAGELGDSGFTYDVMVFSYLYPGASYSNYTELWLKVGKQFGQANVQLEVTPTLDDWFGVDGWQGVNYAIHPSYAFSNGINLSGSVGYQDLDGEGAEGWGHWNLGLSKTYAGLKFDLRYHGSTVDGTHKVYGTQTEIFDDRFVVGISKSF, from the coding sequence ATGAAACTTCAACACAAGTTAATTATCTGTGGCTTATTGCTGTCAGGCATATCAATGGCTCAGGCGGAAGATAGCAATCAAGTACTCGGGGGGACCATCAATGGCAACCTGACTTTTGCATCTGACTATGTTTTCCGTGGTGAATCTGAAACGATGGACGGCGATGTACCCGTAGTACAAGGTACGTTAGGCTGGGGAAATGATGATGGTTGGTACGGCGGTGTTTTTGCCTCTAACATCAAATTTGCCGATCCGAATCTTGAGATCGTCACCGCACCATTTATCGGTAAAGCAGGAGAGCTTGGTGACAGCGGCTTTACCTATGATGTCATGGTCTTCTCGTATCTGTATCCAGGCGCTTCCTACTCGAACTATACCGAGCTTTGGCTTAAAGTCGGTAAGCAGTTTGGTCAAGCAAATGTACAATTGGAAGTCACACCCACTCTCGATGATTGGTTTGGTGTCGATGGCTGGCAAGGGGTTAACTATGCAATTCACCCCAGCTATGCTTTTAGTAACGGGATCAATTTATCTGGTTCAGTAGGTTACCAAGATCTTGATGGCGAAGGTGCTGAAGGTTGGGGACACTGGAACTTAGGCCTAAGTAAAACCTATGCAGGCCTAAAATTTGATCTTAGGTATCACGGCAGCACTGTTGATGGTACACACAAGGTTTATGGTACACAGACAGAAATTTTTGATGACCGATTTGTTGTCGGCATCAGCAAAAGCTTTTAA